The following DNA comes from Methanothermus fervidus DSM 2088.
TTTAAATATTAGTATCGATAAAGCATGTAAAGATATCAGGACACGTATTTTTGAGGTTTTAGATAAATCTAAAATTTTATCATGAATCCTATAATTAGGAAAAAAAGGTGTTGAACATGGCAATATGGCAAGGTAGATCTAGAAGGAAACCTACTGGTGGAAGATTAAAAATGCACAGAAAAAAAAGGAAGCATGAATTAGGCAGAGAACCCATCATGACAAAAATTGGTGAAAGAAAAATTAAAATTGTAAGGACAAGAGGTGGAAATAAAAAAGTGAAGGTTGCTGCAGACAAAAAGATAAATGTGGCTGACCCAAAAACAAATGAAGTTAAGCCAGCAAAAATAATAAGTGTTGTTGAAAATCCTGCAA
Coding sequences within:
- a CDS encoding SSU ribosomal protein S8E (COGs: COG2007 Ribosomal protein S8E~InterPro IPR018283: IPR001047~KEGG: mth:MTH207 30S ribosomal protein S8e~PFAM: Ribosomal protein S8E~SPTR: O26309 30S ribosomal protein S8e~TIGRFAM: ribosomal protein S8e~PFAM: Ribosomal protein S8e~TIGRFAM: ribosomal protein S8.e), giving the protein MAIWQGRSRRKPTGGRLKMHRKKRKHELGREPIMTKIGERKIKIVRTRGGNKKVKVAADKKINVADPKTNEVKPAKIISVVENPANPHLVRRNIITKGAIVETDLGKVRVTSRPGQDGVINGVLIEEKKENG